In a genomic window of Nostoc sp. UHCC 0870:
- the cysE gene encoding serine O-acetyltransferase, with protein sequence MQQSLDNIDNPPNSSHTSLLKSLLSGSFLEPLLSDFRIIFERDPAARNWLEVVFCYPGLHAICLHRLSHWLHLRGVVFFPRLISHVARFLTGIEIHPGAEIGKGVFIDHGMGVVIGETAIVGDYSLIYQGVTLGGTGKETGKRHPTVGKNVVVGTGAKVLGNIQIGDRVRIGAGSVVLRDVPQDSTVVGIPGRIISRKEKNNSCPLDHGKLPDVEANVMRSLLARIEQLEQKLQTLTSQPQAEKLAGKDK encoded by the coding sequence ATGCAACAGTCTTTAGATAATATCGATAATCCACCTAATTCTAGTCATACATCTTTGCTGAAAAGTCTTCTCTCTGGAAGTTTTTTAGAGCCATTGTTAAGTGATTTTCGCATTATTTTTGAACGTGACCCGGCCGCGCGTAATTGGCTGGAGGTGGTTTTTTGCTACCCCGGTTTGCACGCTATCTGTTTACATCGTTTATCCCATTGGTTACACCTCCGGGGTGTGGTGTTTTTCCCCCGGTTGATTTCTCATGTGGCTCGGTTTCTCACAGGAATCGAAATTCATCCAGGTGCAGAGATTGGTAAAGGTGTGTTTATCGACCACGGGATGGGGGTTGTGATTGGTGAAACGGCGATTGTGGGAGACTATAGCCTAATTTATCAGGGTGTGACTCTGGGGGGTACTGGGAAGGAAACTGGTAAACGCCATCCGACTGTGGGGAAAAATGTTGTGGTGGGTACTGGCGCGAAGGTTTTAGGTAATATTCAAATTGGCGATCGCGTCAGAATTGGTGCTGGTTCGGTTGTGTTGCGTGATGTCCCTCAAGATTCTACAGTCGTGGGGATTCCCGGACGGATTATTTCCCGCAAGGAAAAAAATAACTCATGTCCTCTAGATCATGGGAAATTACCTGATGTGGAAGCTAATGTGATGCGATCGCTGCTGGCTCGGATTGAGCAACTGGAACAAAAACTGCAAACTCTCACCAGTCAACCCCAAGCAGAAAAACTTGCGGGTAAGGATAAGTAA
- a CDS encoding Asr1405/Asl0597 family protein: protein MMLGSDMFGDHVLQIPLCDRWQIYHRLQELMIPCSCPPDGSLRVQVNSCLTAILVRSTVMQFLAPRQELLDWLERCWSY, encoded by the coding sequence ATGATGTTGGGTTCTGATATGTTCGGTGATCATGTATTGCAGATACCATTGTGCGATCGCTGGCAAATTTATCACCGTTTGCAAGAGTTGATGATTCCCTGTTCCTGTCCCCCTGATGGCTCGTTACGGGTACAAGTGAACAGTTGCTTGACAGCAATTTTAGTTCGCAGTACAGTTATGCAATTTCTAGCCCCTCGTCAAGAGTTGCTGGATTGGCTAGAACGTTGTTGGAGTTATTAA